The stretch of DNA AACAAACGGTGCGAGATGAGAGGTAGTGAACTCATGTTGTCCTTTGGTTGTGGTGTTTCATTGCGTGCGCGCAGACGCCGTCTTCAACGGGTGTAACTCGGCAGGCGCTGCGAGAGGGTCCGAAAGCGACGGGCCATCGCCATCCTCGGGACGGATATTGAGGTAATTGGCTGCTTGTTCAGCGATGGCTTTGAAAATGGGGCCAGCAATCTGGCCGCCATAGTAACCTTGGCTGGTTTTGGGTTCGTCCAATGTGATCGAGATACACAACTCGGGATGGTCTGCGGGGAAAAATCCGATAAACGAGGAGAAGTACTTGCGCACATAAACGCCATTTTCGACCTTCCAGGCCGTGCCGGTTTTGCCTGCAACCGTGTAATGGTCCAGGGCCGCCTTGGGCGCCGTACCATCTGGTGAAACGACAGTTTTAAGCGCCTCGACCATCATTTTGGCTGTGGCGGGGCTGATGACCTGGCGCACCTTCTGAGGGCTATACTGGGCCACGATGTTACGGTCGTGGTCCTGAAGACGGTTGACCAGCATCGGCTGCATGAGCCAGCCGTCGTTGGCAATTGCGCACATCGCCATCGTCATCTGCATCCGCGTCACGGATATCCCCTGGCCCATGGGAATCTGCGCAATGGAAACCTTGCTCCACTTCTTCACCGGATGCACAATCCCCACCACTTCCCCCGATAAAGGCAAACCGGTGCGCGTTCCGAAGCCGTAATCGCATATATACTTGTAAAGCAAGGCCTCCCCCATTTTCACCCCGATCTTGCCTGCGCCGATATTGGAGGATTTGGTAATGATGTTTTCTACGGACAACGCGCCGAAGGGCTCATGATCATGCAGGGAGCGTCCGCCGTAATACCAATGGCCATGCTCGCAATCAAAGAGATCGCTGAGCCGCACAACGCCCTCGTTGAGGGCGCCCGAGACCACGACGATCTTGAACGTCGAGCCCGGCTCGGCTACATCGGCAATGACCCGGTTTCGCCTCTGATCAGGAGTGGAACTAGCCAGATTATTGGGGTCGAAGTTGGGCAGGGTAGCCATCGCCAGGATTTCTCCGGTGCTTGGCCGCACCACAATTCCCGACACACTGATGGGAGAGTGCTTTTCCATCGCATCAGCCAGCACCGCCTCGACGATGTGCTGGATGACCGCGTCAATAGTCAGCACGACATCCAACCCATCGCGCGGTTCGACGTCCTGCTCGCGCATGGTCACCAGTTCGCGCTTGTGTCCATCGGTCTCGGTCAGGCGCCAGCCGCGCACGCCCGCCAGCTTCGAATCGAAGGTCAACTCAATGCCGTCTTTGCCGACAATCTCCCGCACCGGCCTGTCATCGACCTCCCGCTCTTCGAACCCGGTATAACCCAGCACATGTGCCGCCAGTCTCTGGCTCGGATACACCCGCATCTGGTCGTCTTGGGCGAAGATTCCTTTTTGCCGTAGGTCGCGCAAAAAGGCGCGCTCGGTCCGGGACAACTTCTTTTCATCCAGGTGAAAGTCGAGTGCGGCCATCGTGGATTGGATTTTCTCCCACGTCTCGACCGGGACCTTGTTCTTGAGGACAACATAACGGAAATAGCGATTGGTCTGCGCCTCTCCCTTTTCATTTTGTCTCAAGCGCGGAGTGAGGTTCTGAAGGAGTTTATCCTCGCTGATTGCCAGCAGCGGGGCCAGCGCATGGGCCACCTCGGGTTGATGGGTTCCGATACAAACCGGATCCGCACAGACGGTTTTGACGTAAATGCTCGTGGCCAGCAGGTTGCCTTTGATGTCGAGGATGTCGCCCCGGTGAGGTTCCAGGAGGAATTCGCGCTGGGTATTTCGTTGGGCCGTGGCGCTGAGTTCTTCATGGCGCAGGATTTGCAGATCGATTAGGCGATAACCCAGCCCGGCAAAGGCCAGCACCAGCAACAGCACAAGCCAAATGAGTCGGTGCAATTGTAAGCGCTTTGCCATTTTAATAAGGGCCTTGTTCCGGGGACCGGCTGCCCGCGACTCTCGATTCCTCCGCCTGCAGTGTCACGGGCGCCGGTAAAATACTTCCCAAGCCGGCCGCGCCGCCATACAGTGCGCCGGTCTGAATTTGCCGGCCGCCCGCGTCGATCGGTTCCTCATCCGACCGCGCCACGGGCGGCGGCAAAATTGTTAGTTTTCTGTTCACGGGGTCCTCGGGGGGGATTGCGCCGCGTACTGGCGCTCGGGCGCAGGCCCTTGTTCAGCGGGCTCGGTCAGGTGCCAAACCTCCGTTGCCGGGCGCTGGACCAACCCCAGTTTCAATTGCTTGATCTGATATTCCACATAGACAACCGAACGCATCGAGGCCAGTTGCCGCCTGAGAATGTCATTCTGGCCTTCCAGGGCAGCCAGGCGCGCTTCGCGGGTGGAAATCTGGCGTCCCAAACGGGCTATCTGGTCTTTCTGCCAGACATAGCCCAACCCCGAGCCACCAATGACCAGGCAGAGCAAAAAGGCCTTTACAGCCGGTCCGAACCGGATAGCTGCTGATTCTGATTTGCGATTCCGCGCCATCAATTTTTTATATTTTTTCCATCACTCGCAACTGCGCGCTGCGGCTGCGGGGATTGTCTGCCAACTCTCCCGCCGCCGGCTTGAGCGCCTTGCGCGTCACCCATTTCAACTCGGGCGCGCGCGCTTCACGCAACTCCGGAACATCCACCCCTCCAGTGAATGTGTATTCCCGCGCGCGCGCGCGCCCGAAATCCTTCACCAGCCGGTCCTCGGCGGAATGGAAGGTAATGACCGCCAAGCGCCCGCCGGGCCGCAAAAGGCCGAGCACACCTTCCAAACCCCGTTGCAAAGAACCTAACTCGTCGTTGACGGCCATCCGCAGGGCCTGGAACACCCGAGTTGCCGGATGCCTCTTGCGCCCGCGCCGAGGCGAAAGACGCTCAATCAATCCCGCCAACTGTCTCGTCGTCTCGAAGCGCCGCTGCTCCCGGTCGTGAACCAGCGCCCGGGCAAATCGCCGCGCCTCGGGTTCGCCGCCCAATTCCCAAAATATCCTGGCCAACTCTTCAGCCGCCGCCGAGTTGACTAAATCCGCTGCAGTCAGTTGCTGGCGCGTGTCCATCCGCATGTCCAGCGGACCATCCCGCTGGAAACTGAATCCGCGCTGGGCGCTATCCATTTGCGGCGAACTCACACCCAAATCCAGCAACACGCCGTCGCAACTGCCCGAGGGCACCCACTCAGGCAATTCCGCGAAATTCCCCTGGCGCGCCTCGAAATGTCCCGTAAAGGGCGCCAACCTGGCCTTGGCCGCTTCAACCGCGGCGCCATCTCGATCGCACCCATATAACCAGCCATTGGGCGAGCTCGCTTCCAAAATGGCTGCCGCGTGTCCACCCCCACCGAGCGTCCCGTCGGCGTAGCGCCCAGCGCTTCGAGGGTTCAACGCTTCCAACACCTCGGTCAGCATCACCGGTTTGTGAACGAAATCTGCCACTAGCCATCGTTGCTTCTTTAGTTAGAGCTTGCTCGCGCCCAAAAATCGTC from Verrucomicrobiia bacterium encodes:
- a CDS encoding penicillin-binding protein 2; amino-acid sequence: MAKRLQLHRLIWLVLLLVLAFAGLGYRLIDLQILRHEELSATAQRNTQREFLLEPHRGDILDIKGNLLATSIYVKTVCADPVCIGTHQPEVAHALAPLLAISEDKLLQNLTPRLRQNEKGEAQTNRYFRYVVLKNKVPVETWEKIQSTMAALDFHLDEKKLSRTERAFLRDLRQKGIFAQDDQMRVYPSQRLAAHVLGYTGFEEREVDDRPVREIVGKDGIELTFDSKLAGVRGWRLTETDGHKRELVTMREQDVEPRDGLDVVLTIDAVIQHIVEAVLADAMEKHSPISVSGIVVRPSTGEILAMATLPNFDPNNLASSTPDQRRNRVIADVAEPGSTFKIVVVSGALNEGVVRLSDLFDCEHGHWYYGGRSLHDHEPFGALSVENIITKSSNIGAGKIGVKMGEALLYKYICDYGFGTRTGLPLSGEVVGIVHPVKKWSKVSIAQIPMGQGISVTRMQMTMAMCAIANDGWLMQPMLVNRLQDHDRNIVAQYSPQKVRQVISPATAKMMVEALKTVVSPDGTAPKAALDHYTVAGKTGTAWKVENGVYVRKYFSSFIGFFPADHPELCISITLDEPKTSQGYYGGQIAGPIFKAIAEQAANYLNIRPEDGDGPSLSDPLAAPAELHPLKTASARTQ
- the rsmH gene encoding 16S rRNA (cytosine(1402)-N(4))-methyltransferase RsmH codes for the protein MADFVHKPVMLTEVLEALNPRSAGRYADGTLGGGGHAAAILEASSPNGWLYGCDRDGAAVEAAKARLAPFTGHFEARQGNFAELPEWVPSGSCDGVLLDLGVSSPQMDSAQRGFSFQRDGPLDMRMDTRQQLTAADLVNSAAAEELARIFWELGGEPEARRFARALVHDREQRRFETTRQLAGLIERLSPRRGRKRHPATRVFQALRMAVNDELGSLQRGLEGVLGLLRPGGRLAVITFHSAEDRLVKDFGRARAREYTFTGGVDVPELREARAPELKWVTRKALKPAAGELADNPRSRSAQLRVMEKI